In Acidobacteriota bacterium, the DNA window ACTCCCGGCGCTGCCGGAGAAATAGACGATGGTTTGCGATGGAACCTCGGTGATACCGATCTCCAGATTTGACCAGTCGACCTTGGGGAGCTGTTCGGCGATCCGCTTGAGGTTCGTCAGGCCCTGGGCGTACATCGGGCCCAGCTGGCGATCCAGCAGCAAGCCCCAGTATCGTCCGACGAGATTGAACCCGAAGTCGGTGTCGAATGTCCAGGTGAGATGGGTGCCGCTGCCTTCAGGCTCGAGGGAGTAGGTTGCCCGGGCGTCGCCCTGGTCTCCGAAATCGAGCTCGACATCGACCCGTTCATACGGCGTACTGGCGACGATGGTCTGGCTCCCGAGCATGGGCTCGGGTTCGCTCGCTGTCCAGCTCATCTTCGCGCCGACTCCGAAGTCCGGTCCCTCGTACTCGTACTCGGCATCGGGCATCACGGCGACCCACGGCGACCATTCATTGAATTTCTCGAAACCGTTGACCTGAGAAAAGACAACGCTGGGCGGCGAATCGATAAATATGGAACGCTCGACGTGGCGTTCACGCGGCAGCAGGAACCCAACTACCACAAGAACGACGGCGAGCGCAACGACCGCGAAGAATATCCTCTTGAGCACTTTCATCACCAACTCCCCCCAACTGCCATATGACCGTTGCGGCAGACCGCGTCCGACACTTCGTTGCGTGTGATCCGGGGGAAGAATAGCACGGGAAATGCCCGGATCTGCATCGGATTGGCGGCGCGAAATCAGGGTCGAGAGTGATCCCGGGCACGAAACGGTCTCGGCCAGTCCCATACGATGAGGGGGAGCAAGGGGCGGCGCCCCGGGGAGGATCATGATGTTCAAAAAGGAAGAAAACGAGGATTCTTCGACACAGTCGCGGCCGCCTCAAAGCGGTTTCGGCAAGGCGACCTCCGCAGCAAAAGGCGGTAGCGGCAACGCGGTCATCGGCCCCTCGATCACCGTCAAGGGAGATGTGACGGGCGACGAGGACCTGGTGATCCAGGGGCGGGTGGAAGGCGCGGTAAGTCTTGCCAAGCACAACCTGACCATCGGCCCCGACGGCCACCTCAAAGCGGACGTCGACGCCCGGACGGTGATTGTGGAAGGAGAGGTCGAGGGCGACATCCGAGGCCAGGAGCAGATCGTTCTCCGCCACACGGCGCGAGTCGAGGGCAGCATTGCCGCACCACGCGTGACACTCGAGGACGGCGCGGTGTTCCGCGGTGGAATCGAGATGGGCTCCGGCGGTGGAGACGGCAAGCCTGCGGCCCCGAAGAAGGCCGAAACCACCTCGAAGGTCGACGATGATACGAAGGGTCGTCCCGCCCACGGCGCGGGAGCCGACAAGGAGACGGGCGCGCGCCTCCCGGCCTGAATAGCCAGTGAAAGCTCTTTGGAGCTCTCGGGAAGAGGCTGAGAGCGTCGAGGAGATCGCGCCCGGAGAAGATCAGGAACCACAACGCCAGGTTCATAGCGCGCCGGGTTTCGGGGTGGCCATAGGGTCGCTGGATACAGGTTCCCGATGCAAGGTGCTCGATCTCGGGAGTGCGTTCCCAGAGAACGTCGAGTTTTTGGCTGACTTTGCCTCGTATGTCCAGATCATCGACTGGTGCGGCGGGGGTTCTTCGAATCACGAGATCGAGGCGAGCGGATTCGAGCGGC includes these proteins:
- a CDS encoding polymer-forming cytoskeletal protein yields the protein MMFKKEENEDSSTQSRPPQSGFGKATSAAKGGSGNAVIGPSITVKGDVTGDEDLVIQGRVEGAVSLAKHNLTIGPDGHLKADVDARTVIVEGEVEGDIRGQEQIVLRHTARVEGSIAAPRVTLEDGAVFRGGIEMGSGGGDGKPAAPKKAETTSKVDDDTKGRPAHGAGADKETGARLPA
- a CDS encoding SRPBCC family protein — encoded protein: MKVLKRIFFAVVALAVVLVVVGFLLPRERHVERSIFIDSPPSVVFSQVNGFEKFNEWSPWVAVMPDAEYEYEGPDFGVGAKMSWTASEPEPMLGSQTIVASTPYERVDVELDFGDQGDARATYSLEPEGSGTHLTWTFDTDFGFNLVGRYWGLLLDRQLGPMYAQGLTNLKRIAEQLPKVDWSNLEIGITEVPSQTIVYFSGSAGSDPDDIGAALEAAYGRVAVFISANGLQIDGQPLAITNYWDERGWGFDAGIPVSGVPSRGVGPDSPVRMGETYGGRVVRTVHVGPYTDLQKTHEIVGAFIAAHGLEPNGRSWEVFVSDPGNTPEAELKTEVYYPVN